The Natronogracilivirga saccharolytica genome includes a window with the following:
- a CDS encoding HAD family hydrolase, with amino-acid sequence MNNAYLFDIDGTLLKIKNKANRKIIQSILNRLGIAENNVEELDFAGKTDRSIFSTLLDDPQESLFNEVKELYIGELDTRLAAGDIHVYEGVEDSLAYLAGRSAATGLLTGNFERAARIKLERIGLNSHFSFGAFGDRHHNRNDLPPEAHKQLQDQSGSDYQPEQLVIIGDTPRDIRCARAFGSVAVAVATGTFSRDELARHKPDVLLTSLEEFPDWDRAFTAGNGRG; translated from the coding sequence ATGAACAACGCTTATTTATTTGACATTGACGGGACTCTGCTAAAGATTAAGAACAAGGCCAACCGAAAGATCATCCAGAGCATACTGAACCGGCTGGGCATTGCTGAAAATAATGTTGAGGAGCTTGATTTTGCCGGCAAAACCGACCGTTCAATTTTTTCAACGCTGCTTGACGATCCGCAGGAGTCATTGTTCAACGAAGTGAAGGAATTGTACATCGGGGAACTCGACACCCGTCTTGCTGCCGGGGATATCCACGTCTATGAAGGTGTGGAAGATAGCCTTGCCTACCTTGCCGGCCGGTCTGCGGCGACGGGGCTGCTGACTGGCAATTTTGAACGGGCAGCACGCATCAAGCTGGAGCGGATCGGTTTGAATTCGCATTTCTCTTTCGGTGCGTTCGGGGATCGTCACCACAACCGTAATGACTTGCCGCCGGAGGCTCACAAGCAGCTTCAGGATCAGTCCGGCAGTGACTACCAGCCGGAACAGCTGGTGATCATCGGCGATACACCGAGGGACATCCGCTGCGCCCGGGCTTTCGGGTCGGTGGCCGTAGCCGTAGCCACAGGAACTTTCAGCCGGGATGAGCTGGCCCGGCACAAGCCCGACGTACTTTTGACGTCACTGGAAGAATTTCCGGACTGGGACCGGGCATTTACCGCCGGCAACGGACGCGGCTAG
- the eno gene encoding phosphopyruvate hydratase: MAIIEDIVARQIFDSRGNPTVEVDVILEDGTMGRAAVPSGASTGEHEAVELRDGGDAYMGKGVLKAVENVNETIAEELVGFNVFNQVDIDNFLIELDGTDNKSKLGANAMLGVSLAVADAASNELNIPFWRYVGGVNAKVLPVPMMNIINGGSHADNNVDLQEFMIMPSGAETFSHALRMGGEVFHNLKKVLSGMGYATTVGDEGGFAPNLKSNEEAVEVILKAIEKAGYKAGEDILLALDPASAEFYNAETGLYEFKWSDGSKKSPDDMVEYWSSWVDKYPIISIEDAMDENDWDAWKKLTDAVGDKVQLVGDDLFVTNSERLAQGIEQGVANSILIKVNQIGTLTETLDTIELAHKNAYTSVISHRSGETEDTTIADLAVAINAGQIKTGSMSRTDRLAKYNQLIRIEEQLGDSAVYLGRDAFNV, from the coding sequence ATGGCTATTATCGAAGATATTGTAGCACGTCAGATTTTTGACTCAAGAGGAAACCCCACCGTTGAAGTGGATGTCATCCTCGAAGACGGCACGATGGGTCGTGCCGCTGTACCCTCAGGCGCATCAACCGGCGAGCATGAGGCTGTTGAGCTTCGTGACGGCGGCGATGCCTATATGGGCAAAGGCGTTCTGAAGGCTGTAGAGAATGTAAATGAAACCATTGCCGAGGAGCTGGTCGGCTTCAACGTATTCAATCAGGTCGACATCGACAACTTTCTGATTGAACTGGACGGAACCGACAACAAGTCCAAACTTGGTGCCAACGCCATGCTGGGAGTTTCCCTGGCTGTGGCCGATGCCGCTTCAAATGAACTGAACATTCCGTTCTGGCGCTATGTTGGCGGCGTTAACGCCAAGGTGCTGCCGGTACCGATGATGAACATCATCAACGGCGGATCCCACGCCGACAACAATGTCGATCTGCAGGAGTTCATGATCATGCCCAGCGGTGCGGAAACCTTCTCCCATGCTCTTAGAATGGGCGGCGAAGTGTTCCATAACCTGAAAAAGGTACTCAGCGGAATGGGCTATGCCACTACGGTTGGCGATGAAGGCGGTTTCGCACCCAACCTGAAGAGCAACGAAGAGGCTGTCGAGGTTATCCTCAAGGCCATCGAAAAAGCCGGGTACAAAGCCGGTGAAGATATTCTTCTTGCCCTTGATCCTGCTTCTGCGGAGTTCTACAATGCCGAGACCGGCCTTTATGAATTCAAATGGAGCGACGGCTCGAAGAAGTCACCTGATGACATGGTCGAATACTGGAGCAGCTGGGTTGACAAGTACCCGATCATCTCCATTGAGGATGCCATGGACGAAAACGACTGGGATGCATGGAAAAAGCTTACCGATGCCGTCGGTGACAAAGTCCAGCTGGTCGGCGATGACCTGTTCGTGACCAATTCCGAGCGTCTGGCCCAGGGGATTGAGCAGGGCGTTGCAAACTCCATCCTGATCAAGGTCAACCAGATCGGAACACTGACCGAAACACTCGATACCATCGAGCTGGCACACAAAAATGCCTATACTTCGGTTATTTCCCACCGTTCCGGTGAGACCGAAGACACCACGATCGCTGACCTGGCTGTTGCCATCAATGCCGGACAGATCAAGACCGGTTCCATGAGCCGTACCGATCGTCTCGCAAAATACAACCAGCTGATCCGCATCGAAGAGCAGCTCGGTGACAGTGCCGTTTATCTCGGCCGTGACGCGTTCAACGTATAA
- a CDS encoding RNA recognition motif domain-containing protein — MNIYVGNLAWKTKRKELQDLFENFGEVNNAFIVRDKKTRRSRGFGFVEMAEEKEAHQAIEKLNNTVFHDRTIIVNEARPKDEQEDGQQYDYDFDDSGDDGNTDSDQSDA, encoded by the coding sequence ATGAATATCTATGTAGGTAATCTGGCCTGGAAAACCAAACGCAAGGAGTTACAGGATCTGTTCGAGAATTTCGGTGAGGTCAACAACGCCTTTATTGTCCGGGACAAAAAAACGAGACGTTCCCGGGGCTTTGGTTTTGTCGAAATGGCGGAAGAGAAAGAGGCACATCAGGCTATTGAAAAGCTGAACAACACCGTGTTTCATGACCGAACCATCATTGTGAATGAAGCCCGCCCCAAGGATGAGCAGGAAGACGGGCAGCAATACGACTATGATTTTGATGATTCCGGCGATGATGGCAATACGGATTCCGACCAGTCCGATGCATGA
- the recF gene encoding DNA replication/repair protein RecF (All proteins in this family for which functions are known are DNA-binding proteins that assist the filamentation of RecA onto DNA for the initiation of recombination or recombinational repair.) — MISITLSLTNFRNHHQTVVEWGDHVNIITGPNGAGKTNLIDALHYLCMGRSFTSSSDQYVVRQGAASFLIKGLFRGNIRSQFEIACAYSRGEGKKLFVNDSPLERHADLIGRVPVVLVSQNDRKLTGEGPAERRSFLDALISQTSPAYLDDLIRYRRIVRQRNRLLFEHSMDRGYLNVLLEPWNRQLVETGARIISGRNKMVSKFCKYLKFAHEQLAGSGLEPAISYKTFCSDQQSFLSLNNEEIADAYRSELDEAYERELDRRQTVIGPHRDDLVFFLDDMELRKFGSQGQHRIFALALKMAQLYFYRDELEDLPVFLLDDVFGDLDPSRTDTVMNMLLQHNGQSFITAAHPDKISGFRDQEHARIAWYDVKDGNVSSTE; from the coding sequence ATGATATCAATTACCCTTTCACTTACGAACTTCCGTAACCATCATCAGACGGTTGTTGAGTGGGGGGATCATGTAAATATCATCACCGGGCCGAACGGAGCCGGAAAGACCAATCTTATTGATGCACTGCACTATCTGTGCATGGGCCGGAGTTTTACAAGCAGCTCGGACCAGTATGTCGTGCGGCAGGGTGCGGCTTCGTTTCTGATCAAAGGCCTGTTCAGGGGGAATATCCGCTCGCAGTTTGAAATTGCATGTGCTTACAGCCGCGGTGAAGGGAAAAAGCTGTTTGTCAATGACAGCCCGCTGGAACGCCATGCAGACCTGATCGGCCGCGTGCCGGTGGTGCTGGTATCACAGAATGACCGTAAACTGACCGGGGAGGGACCGGCGGAGCGGCGTTCTTTCCTTGATGCCCTCATTTCGCAGACCTCTCCGGCCTACCTTGATGATCTGATCCGTTACCGCAGGATTGTCAGACAGCGAAACCGGTTGCTGTTCGAGCACAGCATGGATCGCGGGTACCTGAACGTGCTGCTCGAGCCCTGGAACCGGCAGCTTGTGGAGACCGGCGCGCGCATCATTTCCGGGCGCAACAAAATGGTATCCAAATTCTGCAAATACCTGAAATTTGCGCATGAACAGCTGGCGGGATCCGGCCTGGAGCCGGCCATATCCTACAAAACGTTCTGCAGTGATCAGCAGAGCTTTCTTTCGCTGAACAATGAGGAAATTGCCGATGCCTACCGCAGTGAGCTTGACGAAGCATATGAGCGCGAGCTGGACCGGCGTCAGACCGTCATCGGTCCGCACCGGGACGACCTCGTTTTTTTTCTGGATGACATGGAACTCAGGAAGTTCGGTTCCCAGGGACAGCACCGTATATTTGCACTGGCGCTGAAAATGGCCCAGCTGTATTTTTACAGAGACGAGCTGGAGGATCTGCCCGTTTTTTTACTTGACGATGTGTTCGGCGACCTGGATCCGTCCAGAACAGATACGGTGATGAACATGCTGCTGCAGCACAACGGACAGTCGTTCATTACCGCTGCGCATCCGGACAAAATTTCCGGATTCCGGGATCAGGAACATGCACGGATCGCCTGGTATGACGTCAAAGACGGTAACGTTTCATCAACGGAATAG
- a CDS encoding DUF721 domain-containing protein, which yields MGIYRKQPRQLKDLVEDYIEEYPNRIAMKRGMILALWPEKVGAAVREQVTDIAFRGSRLVLRVPDPSWRHEIHMQRHQIARQLNEAVNEEVIRDIMIKS from the coding sequence ATGGGAATATATCGCAAACAGCCAAGGCAGTTAAAGGACCTGGTGGAAGACTACATCGAAGAATATCCGAACCGGATTGCCATGAAAAGGGGAATGATTCTGGCGCTGTGGCCTGAAAAAGTCGGTGCGGCTGTCAGAGAGCAGGTAACCGATATTGCCTTCAGGGGCAGCCGGCTGGTGCTGCGTGTTCCCGATCCGTCCTGGCGTCACGAAATTCATATGCAGCGTCATCAGATCGCAAGACAGCTCAATGAGGCCGTAAACGAAGAGGTCATCCGGGACATCATGATTAAGTCCTGA
- a CDS encoding CdaR family protein, whose amino-acid sequence MGKQNKLRSWFSRLFTPTEKETVYLHKGEILVIFLIGFFIALSLWMLINLGKEYSVTVELPVSVTGQNDELMFAEPPPESVQVAVTGEGWNLISIYRSPPEIKIPYEEGVLNLSDFVEDYLAGYSGISVQKVEPSLISLALEQRARKRVPVSPNLDIRFKARFEQVGELEVSPDSVTVSGPSSVIDTLQSWPTEFLRLHNVQSNIDRSIPLMESDQISLQDTSAVHIFAEVAEFTEGDIRIYVRTVDVPEDVEIRFNPSVITVRYDVPIEFFSDVQDMVPYEAVVPYEEILRDTTGVVRPEVRPVTDEFDLRLRSYQPRRVSWFRVIP is encoded by the coding sequence ATGGGAAAGCAAAATAAATTGCGAAGCTGGTTTTCAAGGTTGTTCACACCAACCGAAAAGGAGACTGTGTATCTTCACAAGGGTGAAATTCTGGTTATTTTTCTGATTGGTTTTTTTATCGCATTGTCACTGTGGATGCTGATCAATCTCGGCAAGGAATATAGCGTGACGGTGGAACTGCCGGTTTCCGTCACCGGTCAGAACGATGAATTAATGTTTGCCGAACCACCGCCGGAATCGGTTCAGGTTGCCGTCACCGGTGAGGGCTGGAACCTGATATCGATATATCGCAGCCCCCCCGAAATCAAAATTCCCTATGAAGAAGGAGTTTTGAACCTGAGTGATTTTGTTGAGGATTACCTTGCCGGGTACTCCGGAATATCGGTGCAGAAGGTGGAGCCATCGCTGATTTCGTTGGCATTGGAACAGCGAGCCCGGAAACGGGTCCCGGTATCGCCGAATCTGGATATCCGCTTCAAAGCCCGTTTCGAGCAGGTCGGAGAGCTGGAGGTGAGTCCCGACAGTGTCACAGTTTCCGGTCCTTCATCCGTAATTGACACCCTTCAAAGCTGGCCGACCGAATTCCTGCGGCTCCATAACGTACAGAGCAATATTGACCGCAGCATACCGCTGATGGAGTCGGATCAGATCTCCCTGCAGGATACCTCGGCAGTGCATATCTTTGCAGAAGTGGCCGAGTTCACAGAGGGTGATATTCGGATTTATGTGCGGACCGTTGATGTTCCCGAAGATGTCGAAATCAGATTCAACCCGTCCGTAATTACGGTAAGGTATGACGTTCCGATAGAGTTCTTCAGTGACGTGCAGGATATGGTGCCTTATGAAGCCGTGGTCCCGTACGAAGAAATCCTGCGTGATACGACCGGGGTGGTCCGGCCGGAAGTAAGACCGGTGACCGATGAGTTTGACCTGAGGCTCCGGTCCTATCAGCCCAGACGCGTGTCCTGGTTCCGGGTCATTCCGTAG
- a CDS encoding 4-hydroxy-3-methylbut-2-enyl diphosphate reductase: protein MPKEFFIPDLYQSEITKTVKQSRQILDPRKKDRVPSVLDLGPVRFLIPRHFGFCYGVENAIDIAYRTIEEHPDKTIYLLSEMIHNPTVNKDLQSRGVEFLFETDGTERIPISSLSPDDIVIVPAFGTTLEIQKQLEEQGVNPYQYDTTCPFVIKVWKRGKQLGKRGHSLVIHGKHKHEETRATFSHSSEEAPSVVVLNPEEARILADILLEKRPKEDFHTYFGMKCTEGFDPLADMKQFGVINQTTMLATETQEIMDILKSAVIEKYGEAEAEMHFADTSDTLCYATHENQAATYALMEERADMALVVGGYNSSNTMHLVELLEERFPTYHIRDASEIKNQHEIHHFNQWKKEVEKTRGWMPKAAEPVTIALTSGASCPDTLVDEVLLKVASYFEGCRPVEVALEPFTATE from the coding sequence ATGCCAAAAGAGTTTTTCATCCCGGATCTCTACCAGTCCGAAATCACGAAAACGGTAAAACAATCCAGGCAGATACTGGATCCCCGGAAAAAAGACCGCGTCCCCAGTGTCCTGGATCTTGGTCCCGTGCGCTTCCTCATCCCGCGTCATTTCGGATTTTGCTACGGTGTTGAAAATGCCATCGACATCGCCTACCGCACCATAGAAGAGCATCCGGACAAAACCATCTACCTTTTGAGCGAGATGATCCACAATCCGACGGTCAATAAAGACCTGCAGTCGCGCGGCGTGGAGTTCCTTTTTGAAACCGACGGCACCGAACGCATCCCCATATCCTCGCTATCTCCGGACGATATTGTCATCGTACCGGCATTCGGAACCACGCTTGAAATTCAGAAGCAGCTCGAAGAGCAGGGGGTCAATCCGTATCAGTACGACACCACCTGTCCGTTTGTCATCAAAGTGTGGAAGCGCGGAAAACAGCTTGGCAAACGGGGACATTCCCTGGTTATTCACGGCAAGCACAAGCACGAGGAGACGCGCGCCACCTTTTCGCACAGCTCTGAAGAAGCGCCAAGTGTGGTTGTGCTCAATCCCGAAGAGGCCCGCATCCTTGCTGACATCCTGCTGGAAAAACGCCCCAAAGAGGATTTCCACACCTATTTCGGCATGAAGTGCACCGAAGGATTTGACCCGCTGGCCGATATGAAACAGTTTGGCGTGATCAACCAGACCACCATGCTTGCCACCGAGACGCAGGAAATAATGGATATTCTGAAAAGCGCGGTTATCGAAAAATACGGCGAAGCGGAAGCCGAGATGCATTTTGCCGACACGTCGGATACCCTGTGCTATGCGACGCATGAAAATCAGGCAGCAACATATGCTCTGATGGAAGAGCGCGCCGACATGGCCCTGGTCGTGGGCGGATACAATTCATCCAACACCATGCACCTGGTTGAGCTGCTGGAAGAGCGTTTCCCCACGTATCATATCCGGGATGCGTCTGAAATCAAAAACCAGCATGAAATCCATCATTTTAACCAGTGGAAAAAGGAGGTTGAAAAGACCCGGGGATGGATGCCGAAGGCGGCCGAACCGGTTACCATTGCACTGACATCCGGCGCATCCTGTCCGGACACCCTTGTGGACGAGGTGCTGCTCAAGGTGGCTTCCTATTTTGAAGGCTGCCGGCCGGTCGAAGTGGCTCTTGAGCCCTTCACCGCTACGGAATGA
- the ettA gene encoding energy-dependent translational throttle protein EttA translates to MSDNKIIFSMMGVGKTYGPNQRVLKDIYLSFFYGAKIGIIGANGSGKSTLLRIIAGLDENYEGEVTSKSGVTFGHLPQEPELDPSKTVKDIVEEGVQELVDLVKEYEQISEKFSDPDADFDALIARQSTLQEQIDQKNAWDLDSKLQMAMQALRCPPEDTQVEVLSGGERRRVALCRLLLKEPDVLLLDEPTNHLDADSVNWLEQHLERYEGTVIAITHDRYFLDNVAGWILELDHGEGIPFEGNYTSWLEQKRKRLELEDRQNKRLGKTIDREMEWIRTNPKGRQSKSKARITAYEDLLSSREQEKKREELEIYIPPGPRLGDKVIRAHDVSKAFGDRLLFEELEFDLPAGGIVGVIGPNGAGKTTLFRMINGQENPDNGSFEVGETVKIGYADQSRPLDPGKSIWEEISDGKDTVQLGSKEMNSRAYVARFNFSGGDQQKKTNELSGGERNRVHLAKTLKEGANLLLLDEPTNDLDVQTLRALEDALLNFAGCVVVISHDRWFLDRIATHILAFEGDSKVRWFEGNFRQYQDYRRDVLGIDDQPKRIQYKKLKRD, encoded by the coding sequence GTGAGCGATAACAAAATCATTTTTTCGATGATGGGCGTAGGCAAAACCTACGGCCCGAATCAGCGCGTACTCAAAGACATCTACCTCTCCTTTTTCTATGGAGCAAAAATCGGCATCATCGGTGCCAACGGATCAGGGAAAAGCACCCTGCTGCGCATCATTGCCGGACTCGACGAGAACTACGAAGGTGAAGTCACCTCCAAGTCGGGGGTTACATTCGGACACCTGCCTCAGGAACCGGAACTTGATCCGTCCAAAACCGTGAAAGACATTGTCGAGGAAGGCGTTCAGGAGCTTGTGGACCTGGTGAAAGAATACGAGCAGATCAGCGAAAAATTCAGCGACCCCGATGCCGATTTCGATGCCCTGATCGCCCGGCAGTCCACCCTTCAGGAACAAATCGACCAGAAAAACGCCTGGGACCTTGACAGCAAGCTTCAAATGGCCATGCAGGCCCTCCGCTGTCCGCCTGAAGATACGCAGGTTGAGGTGCTTTCCGGCGGTGAGCGTCGTCGTGTTGCCCTGTGCCGGCTGCTGCTGAAAGAGCCGGACGTCCTGCTCCTCGACGAACCTACCAACCATCTCGATGCCGACTCGGTAAACTGGCTTGAGCAGCATCTGGAGCGTTACGAAGGCACCGTCATCGCCATCACGCACGACCGGTACTTCCTGGACAATGTGGCCGGATGGATCCTCGAACTTGATCACGGAGAGGGAATTCCGTTCGAGGGCAACTACACCAGCTGGCTTGAGCAGAAACGAAAGCGTCTTGAGCTTGAAGACCGTCAGAACAAGCGCCTCGGCAAAACGATCGACCGGGAGATGGAGTGGATCCGGACCAATCCCAAAGGCCGGCAGTCCAAAAGCAAGGCGCGGATCACCGCCTATGAGGACCTGCTTTCAAGCCGCGAGCAGGAAAAAAAACGCGAAGAGCTGGAAATTTACATTCCGCCCGGACCCAGGCTTGGCGACAAGGTCATCCGGGCGCATGATGTATCCAAGGCATTCGGTGACCGGCTGCTCTTTGAGGAACTGGAGTTCGACCTTCCTGCCGGGGGTATCGTGGGTGTTATCGGTCCGAACGGAGCCGGAAAAACCACTCTTTTCCGCATGATCAACGGCCAGGAAAACCCGGACAACGGCTCCTTCGAAGTGGGAGAAACAGTTAAAATCGGCTATGCCGACCAAAGCCGGCCGCTCGATCCCGGAAAATCGATTTGGGAGGAAATATCAGACGGCAAGGATACTGTTCAGCTTGGCTCCAAGGAGATGAACTCACGGGCATATGTTGCCCGTTTCAACTTCAGCGGCGGAGATCAGCAGAAAAAGACCAATGAGCTCTCGGGCGGTGAGCGCAACCGTGTGCATCTCGCCAAAACGCTTAAGGAAGGGGCCAATTTGCTGCTGCTTGACGAGCCGACAAATGACCTGGACGTTCAGACACTGCGGGCCCTGGAGGATGCGTTACTGAACTTTGCAGGCTGTGTTGTCGTTATTTCTCACGACCGGTGGTTTCTCGACAGAATCGCCACGCACATTCTTGCCTTTGAAGGCGACAGCAAGGTGCGGTGGTTTGAAGGCAACTTCCGGCAGTATCAGGATTACCGGCGGGATGTGCTGGGTATCGACGATCAGCCGAAACGCATTCAGTACAAGAAGCTTAAGCGGGACTGA